GGCCATGAAGCTCGCGGAGAAGTTCCGGCTGCCCGTCATCACGTTCATCGACACCCCCGGGGCCTTCCCCGGCATCGGGGCGGAGGAGCGCGGGCAGTCCGAGGCGATCGCCAGGAACCTCCTGGAGATGGCGCGCCTGCGGACCCCGATCCTCGTGGCCGTTCTCGGCGAGGGGGGGAGCGGCGGCGCCCTGGCGCTCGGGTTGGGAGACGAGATCCTGATGATGGAGTACGCGATCTACTCGGTCATATCCCCCGAAGGGTGCGCTTCGATCCTGTGGCGCGACACCGCCCGCATGGAGACCGCGGCGGAGATGATGAAGATCACCGCCATCGACCTCAAGAAATTCGGCGTCGTGGACCGGATTGTCCCGGAGCCCCTCGGAGGGGCCCACCGGGACCACAAGGCGGCCGCCGACACCCTCAAGGTCGCCATGGTGGAAGCGCTTTCCGCGTTGCGCGCCCTCTCCCTGACACAGCTCCTCGACCGCCGGTACGCGAAATACCGCGACATCGGGCAGATCAAGCGGAAGGCGGGGAGCAGCGGGTGACGGAGGAGCGCCTCAGGGAACTGCGCGTGGAGATCGACCGGCTGGACGACGAGATTCTTTCCCTCCTCAACCGCCGGGCGCAGGCGGCGATCGAGGTGGGGAAGATCAAGTCGGAGCATAATCTCCGGTTCTACGTCCCCGAACGCGAGGTCGAGATCCTGCGGCGGCTTTCGGCGTCGAACCGGGGACCCTTCCCCGGCGATGCGCTCAAGGCGATCTACCGGGAGATCATCTCGGCCTCCCTCGCCCTGGAAAAGCCGCTCTCCGTGGCATTCCTGGGCCCCAAGGCGACGTTCACGCACCTGGCCTGCCTCAAGCACTTCGGGGAGAGCGCCGACTACGTCCCGCAGATCAACGTGTCGGAGGTCTTCGAGGCGGTCGAGCGCGACGTCGCCGACTTCGGCGTCGTGCCCATCGAGAACTCCAGCGAGGGGATCGTCAGCAACACGCTGGACATGTTCGTCGACCACAACCTGTTCATCTGCGGGGAGATCCTGGTCGAGGTGGCCCACGACCTGCTCTCCGTGACGGGCGATATCGAGCACGTCAAGAAGGTCTATTCGCATCCGCACGCCATCGCCCAGTGCCGCGGATGGCTCGAGCGGAACCTTCGCTCCGTCCCCGTTTTCGACGTGGAGAGCACCGCGCGGGCGGCGGAGCTGGCGGTCGACGACCCCTCTGCGGCGGCGATCGCGGGGGAAGCGGCGGCCAAGATCTACGGGTTGAAAAGCATCCGGAAGCGGATCCAGGACAACACGAACAACTTCACCCGCTTCATCATCATCGGGAAGATCGCCCCGAAGCGGACCGGCAACGACAAGACCTCGATCCTCTTCGCTGCGAGGGACGAGGTCGGAGCTCTCCATCTCATGCTGGAGCCGTTCGCGAAGAACAAGGTCAACCTCACCAAGATCGAATCCCGGCCCGTCAAGACGAAGGCGTGGGAATACCTCTTCTTCCTCGACATGGAGGGGCACATCTCGGTCGAGCCGGTGGCGAAGGCCGTGGACGAGCTCCGGCTGCGGGCCCAATACTTGAAAATCCTGGGATCCTATCCCCGAGCCGTCTGATC
This genomic interval from Deltaproteobacteria bacterium RBG_16_64_85 contains the following:
- a CDS encoding acetyl-CoA carboxylase carboxyltransferase subunit alpha; this encodes MILQYLDFEKPIIDLENRLEQLRRIDDGIDKNLREEISKLDKKIGKIRKEVFSNLTRWQIVQLARHPNRPYMLDYVNHCFKNFLEIHGDRAFRDDPPVVCGFAELEGEKVMIIGQQKGRNTTEKIYRNFGMANPEGYRKALRAMKLAEKFRLPVITFIDTPGAFPGIGAEERGQSEAIARNLLEMARLRTPILVAVLGEGGSGGALALGLGDEILMMEYAIYSVISPEGCASILWRDTARMETAAEMMKITAIDLKKFGVVDRIVPEPLGGAHRDHKAAADTLKVAMVEALSALRALSLTQLLDRRYAKYRDIGQIKRKAGSSG
- a CDS encoding chorismate mutase, whose product is MTEERLRELRVEIDRLDDEILSLLNRRAQAAIEVGKIKSEHNLRFYVPEREVEILRRLSASNRGPFPGDALKAIYREIISASLALEKPLSVAFLGPKATFTHLACLKHFGESADYVPQINVSEVFEAVERDVADFGVVPIENSSEGIVSNTLDMFVDHNLFICGEILVEVAHDLLSVTGDIEHVKKVYSHPHAIAQCRGWLERNLRSVPVFDVESTARAAELAVDDPSAAAIAGEAAAKIYGLKSIRKRIQDNTNNFTRFIIIGKIAPKRTGNDKTSILFAARDEVGALHLMLEPFAKNKVNLTKIESRPVKTKAWEYLFFLDMEGHISVEPVAKAVDELRLRAQYLKILGSYPRAV